In Lewinella sp. 4G2, the DNA window TCGTTCTCGGTATTGGTGTACTGTCTTCGCTCTTCACGGCCGTATTGGTCAACCGCCTCATCATCGAATGGTGGGTCGAGAAGTACGGCAACATCTCTTTCTGGACGGGCTTCAGCAAGAACCTCTTCGCCAACGTCAACGTGGACTGGATGGGCAAGCGGAAGATCGCTTACGCACTCTCTGCTTTCCTCGTACTCGGTTCTATCGCTGCCATCGTAACCCGTGGTTTTGACCTCAGTGTTGACTTCCAGGGTGGTTACAGCTACATCGTCGCCGTGGATGGCGCCGTGGATGGCCAAACGCTACGCGAGTCCCTGACCGCACCGTTCGACGGAAACGCCCCAACGGTTAAGGCCGTGGATGGTGACAATACCTTCAACGTTGTAACGAAATACCTCGTCAACGAGACGGACCTCGTCAACGGTGAGGAGCCACAGGAAGTCGTTCTCGCCGCTCTCTACGAGGGTGTAAAGGACGCTACGGGCAATTCCGCCCTTACCCTGGAGGACTTCTCCAGCACGGAATCCGCCGGCACGCGCATCACGAGCGTTAGCAAGGTTGGCCCGACGATTGCCGACGACATCAAGAGCTCAGCCTACTGGGCGGGTGGTATCGGTCTGCTGTTCATCGGTCTTTACCTACTGGCACGGTTTAGCAAGATCCGTTACTCTATCGGTGCCGTTGTGGCCCTGTTCCATGACTCCATCATCGTGATGGGTGTCTTCGCCCTCTCCTGGGGCCGCCTTGGCTTCAACATGGAAGTCGACCAGGCCTTCATTGCGGCCATACTGACGGTTATCGGTTACTCGATCAACGATACGGTGATTGTGTTTGACCGGATTCGTGAGTTCCTAAATACCTACGTAAGCCAGGATAAGACGACGGTCATCAATAACGCCATCAACAGTACGGTATCCCGTACGGTGATCACCTCGCTGACGACGGCGCTGGTAGTCCTGGTACTCCTCCTCTTCGGTGGTGCGAGCATCAAGGGTTTTGCCTTCGCCCTGTTGGTGGGTATCATCATCGGTACCTACTCCTCCATCTTCGTCGCTACCCCGATCGTTCACGATCTCACCAGCGATAGCGAAGCCCGCGAAACCGTTGTGGTTAGCGAGCCCGCTACGACGACGGTGTAAGCAATTCCTCCCAATTGCTGACGGCAACGTCACCAACGCCCCCTCGGTCTTCGGACGGAGGGGGCGTTTTTCATTGTCGAGTTGCGAGTTGCGAGTATCAAGTTGTGAGCGTCGCCACTCGAAACTTGCAACTCGAAACTTGCAACTCGAAACTTGCAACTCACTCCGCACCTGCGTCAGCGCCCAACTGTTTGCGTACGGACAGCGCTTCTACGGCAACGGCGGAAAGAATTAATGCGCCCCCACCGATGGCGGATGCGTTGGGATATTCACCGAAGAAGAGCACCCCCAACAGAATGCCGTACACCGGCTGTACGCAACTGAGGAGACTGACCGTGCTGACACTGAAGAAGCGGAAACAAGCCAGGAAGAGGGTGTGGCCAACGGCGGTCGTCAACAGACCGAGGCCGATGAGGAAGGGGATGGATTCGGTAGTAGGCACAGCATCGAAATAAAACCACACCGGGGCAACGAGTACGGTGGCGATGACGGTTTGGTAGGCCATCACGACGGTGCCCTGCAGCTTAGCGATCTCGGTCTTGACGAGCAGATTGCGGAAGGAGTAGATGAAGGCAGAGAGCATCCCGAGAGCGAGGCCGACGGTGGCGCCATCCGCAAAGCTAAAACTGGGCGCCAGCAGATATACCCCACCAATCACCAGGGCGGCTAATAATAGGTGACGGGGCACGAAGGGCTTCTTCAATACGATTGGTTCCAGCAAAGTTGTCATAGCCGGATAGGTAAAGATGGCCAGCATCCCGATGGCTACGCTGGATAGTTTGAGCGCATAGAAATAGGTTACCCAGTGGGCTGTCATCAGCACGCCGGAGAGCACGACCACCCCGAATTGCCGCCGGTCCTCCATCCGGAAAGAATACCCTTTGTACAGGCAGAAGGCGATCAACAGCGCACCGCCAATAGCTGCCCGCCACCACACCGCAACGATGGCCTCCAGGGGAACGAAACGACCAAACACACCGCTCGTGCCGATGAACATCATCGCAATGAGGATCTGGAGGAATGGATTGACGCGGGGTTGGTCCGACGGGTTGATAGGCTGAATATTTTGCCGCAAAAGTACGCAGTTAGCTAGCGGACTGAACGACTATAGCTTTCGTTGAAACACAAAAAATAGCATCCCTAGCACGAAGGCCAGTCCGGCACCCCAGATGTACCAGGAATTAGATGACGGTGTAGCCGCAACCGCCGCCGGCGCACCGTAGTAAGTTAGCGCGCCCCAGTAGTAGGGCGTCCGTAAGTAGGAAGGGACCGTAGGGTCGTTCAAGTAAGCGAGTTGGGCGGATTGAAGGGCGCGAGGCACTGTCTCCCCGGCGTGGAGTTTCGTGTAAAAGGACTCCATAATACCCGCCGTCGAACGGTCATTAAGGCCCCAAAGGGAAGCCACCACACCGGAAGCACCTGCAGCGGTGAAAGCTCGGCCAAGGCTGAGTACACCCTCGCCGCTGGCATCCTGACCGATATTGCTGTAACAGGCGCTGAGCGTGACCAGCCGCTGCTGCGCACGCAAATTATAGATATCGCTCAGGTAGATCGTAGAATCGGCGGTAAGAATGCGTGGGTCCGACGAAGCCGTATTCGACGCGTACGCGTGGGTAGCCAAGTGGACAATGTCCGCGGATTGAAGTCCAGCAATCATGGCTGCGCGGGAAGCTGCATCTCCGGTAGTGATCGAGGCATTAAAAAGCTTTTCTAGTGTCTCCATCTCCGTCTGGCTGGATTGTAGCACGATTTCTCCGTCTCCCTGAGGTTCTGTGTAGGGCGCAAAGGCACTCAGGAGGGTACGTTGGATCGGCTGATCAGCTTTTTCCAAAGTATGAGCGTACACTGCGGCAGACTGACTGTAGGTGATTGGGT includes these proteins:
- a CDS encoding DMT family transporter gives rise to the protein MRQNIQPINPSDQPRVNPFLQILIAMMFIGTSGVFGRFVPLEAIVAVWWRAAIGGALLIAFCLYKGYSFRMEDRRQFGVVVLSGVLMTAHWVTYFYALKLSSVAIGMLAIFTYPAMTTLLEPIVLKKPFVPRHLLLAALVIGGVYLLAPSFSFADGATVGLALGMLSAFIYSFRNLLVKTEIAKLQGTVVMAYQTVIATVLVAPVWFYFDAVPTTESIPFLIGLGLLTTAVGHTLFLACFRFFSVSTVSLLSCVQPVYGILLGVLFFGEYPNASAIGGGALILSAVAVEALSVRKQLGADAGAE